The sequence CGCTCAGTGCAGGCTCCACCGGAGCTCTGCCGTCCGCTGTACCTCTCACCGAATCCCCCTTCCGGTGTGCGGAGGGAAACCGTAGAGGAGAAGCCCGGCGTCCGACAGTCGTGAACACGCCAAAGGGCCCCGGCGCGGTGCGCCGGGGCCCTCGGTTGCGGCGGGTGGACCGATCAGGGGCTGATCAGGATCCGGTCCGGATCAGATCAGGCCGAGCCCGCGGACCGCGTCGCGCTCCTCGGAGAGCTCCTGCACCGAGGCGTCGATGCGGGCGCGGGAGAACTCGTTGATGTCCAGGCCCTGGACGATCTCGTACTTGCCGTCCTTGCAGGTGACGGGGAAGGAGGAGATCAGGCCCTCCGGGACGCCGTACGAGCCGTCCGACGGGATGCCCATGGAGGTCCAGTCGCCCTCGGCGGTGCCGTTGACCCAGGTGTGCACGTGGTCGATGGCGGCGTTGGCGGCCGAGGCGGCCGAGGACGCGCCACGGGCCTCGATGATCGCGGCGCCGCGCTTGGCGACGGTCGGGATGAAGGTGTCGGCGAGCCACGCCTGGTCGTTCACGACCTCGGCGGCGTTCTTGCCGGCGATCTCCGCGTGGAAGATGTCCGGGTACTGGGTGGCCGAGTGGTTGCCCCAGATGGTCAGGCGCTTGATGTCGGTGAGGTCGGCGCCGGTCCGCTGGGCGAGCTGCGAGAGCGCGCGGTTGTGGTCCAGGCGGGTCATCGCGGTGAAGCGCTCGGCCGGTACGTCCGGGGCGGCGGCCTGCGCGATGAGCGCGTTGGTGTTGGCCGGGTTGCCCACGACCAGGACCTTGATGTCGTCCGCGGCGTG comes from Streptomyces sp. NBC_01408 and encodes:
- a CDS encoding malate dehydrogenase, translated to MTRTPVNVTVTGAAGQIGYALLFRIASGHLLGADVPVKLRLLEIPQGMKAAEGTAMELDDCAFPLLKGIDIFDDPNQGFEGANVALLVGARPRTKGMERGDLLSANGGIFKPQGAAINAHAADDIKVLVVGNPANTNALIAQAAAPDVPAERFTAMTRLDHNRALSQLAQRTGADLTDIKRLTIWGNHSATQYPDIFHAEIAGKNAAEVVNDQAWLADTFIPTVAKRGAAIIEARGASSAASAANAAIDHVHTWVNGTAEGDWTSMGIPSDGSYGVPEGLISSFPVTCKDGKYEIVQGLDINEFSRARIDASVQELSEERDAVRGLGLI